The following is a genomic window from Thermodesulfobacteriota bacterium.
GCGAGTAGTTCGGAGGAATAGTTTTGGAAAAAGCAATACCTATTGATAAAGTAAGAAACATTGGAATCGTAGCTCATATTGATGCTGGTAAAACCACTACAACTGAGCGCATACTTTTCTACACTGGCCTCACTTACAAAATAGGAGAGGTTCACGAGGGAACTGCGACCATGGATTGGATGGAGCAGGAAAGAGAGCGCGGAATTACAATTACCTCAGCTACTACTACATGTTTTTGGAATGATCATCGAATTAATATAATTGACACCCCTGGACACGTTGACTTTACAATCGAAGTAGAGAGATCACTTAAAGTACTAGACGGTGCTGTTGTTGTTTTTGACTCAGTGGGCGGAGTTGAGCCTCAATCAGAGACTGTATGGAGACAGGCCGATAGATACAGAGTGCCAAGAATGGCTTTTGTTAACAAAATGGATAAAGACGGCGCCGATTTTGCGCAGGTTGTAGCTCAAATGAAAGA
Proteins encoded in this region:
- a CDS encoding GTP-binding protein: MEKAIPIDKVRNIGIVAHIDAGKTTTTERILFYTGLTYKIGEVHEGTATMDWMEQERERGITITSATTTCFWNDHRINIIDTPGHVDFTIEVERSLKVLDGAVVVFDSVGGVEPQSETVWRQADRYRVPRMAFVNKMDKDGADFAQVVAQMKDRLKANAVPVQLPYVVGHEFVGIIDLIKMKLATWDDDSLGSKYELNDIPDELVAEAEAARELLLESIADFDEEIMENYLNGDPISEDKIHAAIRAATIDLSIVPVLLGTAFKNK